The Campylobacter sp. RM10537 genome has a segment encoding these proteins:
- a CDS encoding adenylyltransferase/cytidyltransferase family protein — MTNVITFGTFDLFHYGHLRILERAKILGDRLIVGVSSDELNYRKKNRYPLISEEYRCHIINSLKCVDEVFLEKSLELKRDYIRQYRANILVMGDDWKGKFDHLKCICDVIYLPRTVNISTSCLIEQIRRNSK, encoded by the coding sequence ATGACTAATGTTATTACATTTGGAACGTTTGATTTATTTCATTATGGCCATTTAAGAATTTTAGAAAGAGCAAAAATACTCGGAGATAGATTGATTGTGGGCGTATCTTCGGATGAATTAAATTATAGGAAAAAAAATAGATATCCTTTAATTTCTGAAGAATATAGATGTCATATTATCAATTCATTAAAATGTGTTGATGAAGTTTTTTTAGAAAAATCTTTAGAATTAAAAAGGGATTATATAAGGCAATATAGGGCTAATATTTTAGTTATGGGAGATGATTGGAAAGGTAAATTTGATCATCTTAAATGTATTTGCGATGTTATATATCTTCCTAGAACAGTAAATATTTCAACTTCGTGCTTAATAGAGCAGATAAGGAGGAATAGCAAATGA
- a CDS encoding GNAT family N-acetyltransferase, with protein sequence MIVKKYTKNDFIIWNEFNKNSKNGLFMFDRNYMDYHSDRFIDHSLMFYEGEKLLTLLPLNQKDGVLHSHQGLTFGGFICDNKMQQNKMLECFNVLLDYMKNNKFEKLIYKSIPYIYHKKASQEDLYALFLNNAQLYRIDCSSVIYLDNYSFAKGRKYQISKAKKENIAIEETNDFKGFLVLLNEVLSKQHNAKAVHNVDELVLLKSRFPENIKLFVAKKDETIVAGTLLFVYENLVHTQYLANSDYGREYGALDLLLKFLIEKYSKDKKYFDFGISNENNGLYLNKGLIFQKESFGARTMAHNFWEIKL encoded by the coding sequence ATGATAGTTAAAAAATATACCAAAAATGATTTTATAATATGGAATGAATTTAATAAAAATTCTAAAAATGGTTTGTTTATGTTTGATAGAAATTATATGGATTATCATTCTGATAGATTTATTGATCATTCATTGATGTTTTATGAAGGCGAAAAACTCCTCACATTGCTTCCTTTAAATCAAAAAGATGGTGTTTTGCATTCTCATCAAGGATTGACTTTTGGTGGATTTATCTGTGATAATAAAATGCAACAAAATAAAATGCTAGAATGTTTTAATGTTTTATTAGATTATATGAAAAACAATAAATTTGAAAAACTTATTTATAAAAGTATTCCTTATATATATCATAAAAAAGCATCTCAAGAGGATTTATATGCTCTATTTTTAAATAATGCACAATTATATAGAATCGATTGTTCTAGTGTAATTTATTTGGACAATTATAGCTTTGCAAAAGGAAGAAAATATCAAATTTCAAAAGCAAAAAAAGAGAATATTGCAATAGAAGAAACAAATGATTTTAAAGGTTTTTTAGTATTGTTAAATGAAGTTTTATCAAAACAGCATAATGCTAAAGCTGTTCATAATGTAGATGAGTTAGTATTATTAAAATCAAGATTTCCTGAAAATATAAAGCTTTTTGTGGCTAAAAAAGACGAGACGATAGTAGCAGGAACTTTACTTTTTGTTTATGAGAATTTGGTTCATACTCAGTATTTGGCAAATAGTGATTATGGTAGAGAATATGGTGCTTTAGATTTATTGTTAAAATTTTTAATAGAAAAATATTCCAAAGATAAAAAATATTTTGATTTTGGAATTTCAAATGAAAATAATGGTTTATATCTAAACAAGGGTCTTATTTTTCAAAAAGAAAGTTTTGGTGCAAGAACCATGGCGCATAACTTTTGGGAAATAAAACTGTAA
- a CDS encoding class I SAM-dependent methyltransferase, with product MQNRDIEKYSQDYINNEYNFEEIMVHYRRKKVLETLNKYNPKNILEIGCGTDSIFNYYKNFNKVIIIEPSDIFFNKAIRDLENHNIEIFNDFLENKVNLLKKNHNFDFIICSGLLHEVNNPDGFLKDILKVCNKGTIIHINVPNSKSFHLLWAYKSGLINKLGNLTNTAIKFQQNTTFDLNKLTQFVKNHIGGGCMILDSGSYFIKPFNHAKMSLCLENKILDEKLLDGLYKLSDYMPEFGAEIFVDIKIV from the coding sequence ATGCAAAATAGGGATATAGAAAAATATAGTCAAGATTATATAAATAATGAGTATAATTTTGAAGAAATAATGGTTCATTATAGAAGAAAAAAAGTATTAGAAACTTTAAACAAATATAATCCTAAAAATATTTTAGAGATAGGATGTGGAACGGATTCTATTTTTAATTATTATAAAAATTTTAACAAAGTGATTATAATAGAACCTTCTGATATATTTTTTAATAAGGCTATAAGAGATCTTGAAAATCACAATATAGAAATTTTTAATGATTTTTTAGAAAATAAAGTGAATTTGTTAAAAAAAAATCATAATTTTGATTTTATAATATGTAGCGGCTTATTGCACGAAGTAAACAACCCAGATGGTTTTTTAAAAGATATTTTGAAAGTATGTAATAAAGGGACTATAATTCATATAAATGTTCCAAACTCAAAATCTTTTCATTTGCTTTGGGCTTATAAAAGTGGTTTGATAAATAAACTTGGAAATTTGACAAATACAGCTATAAAATTTCAGCAAAATACAACATTTGATTTAAATAAACTCACACAATTCGTAAAAAATCATATTGGGGGGGGGTGTATGATATTAGATAGTGGCTCATATTTTATAAAACCATTTAATCATGCTAAAATGTCATTATGTTTAGAAAATAAAATTTTAGATGAAAAATTGTTAGATGGATTATATAAATTAAGTGATTATATGCCTGAATTTGGTGCTGAAATTTTTGTAGATATAAAAATAGTATGA
- the wlaRB gene encoding class E lipooligosaccharide biosynthesis 3,4-ketoisomerase WlaRB, with amino-acid sequence MDCKILNFQNRKDDRGSLIVLENLKEVPFEIKRVYYIFDTDPKFPRGAHAHKNLEQILIMMCGSCDIVLDNGKKKKKICLNRPDVGLYIGKNIWREMKNFSYGAKLLVLASDFYDEKEYIRDYNEFLKVLNAK; translated from the coding sequence TTGGATTGTAAAATTTTAAATTTTCAAAATAGAAAAGATGATAGAGGTTCTTTAATTGTGCTTGAAAATTTAAAAGAGGTTCCATTTGAGATAAAAAGGGTGTATTATATATTTGATACAGATCCAAAATTTCCAAGAGGAGCTCATGCTCATAAAAATTTAGAACAAATTCTTATAATGATGTGTGGTTCTTGTGACATAGTGCTGGATAATGGAAAAAAAAAGAAAAAAATATGCTTAAATCGTCCAGATGTCGGGCTTTATATAGGAAAAAATATATGGCGTGAGATGAAAAATTTTTCCTATGGGGCGAAATTACTAGTTTTAGCTAGTGATTTTTATGATGAAAAAGAATATATAAGAGATTATAATGAATTTTTAAAGGTTTTAAATGCAAAATAG
- the rfbB gene encoding dTDP-glucose 4,6-dehydratase, protein MYILVTGGAGFIGSNFLLYLFEQEENIKVINLDLLTYASNSSNLSSLKENPNYIFIHGDISNTSLVGEIFNKYKIKAVINFAAESHVDNSIKNPDIFIKTNIYGTWNLLNTAYKTWFVEPFVKKTEFKETLFYQISTDEVYGSLGKIGKFAEDSIYAPNSPYSASKASCDMLVRSYHHTYGLNAVISNCSNNYGPFQHDEKLIPTIIRNALSGNKIPIYGNGKNIRDWLYVKDHCIAIKQIYNHALSKIKIENSYFDTFNIGGNEEWQNIDIANKICQYLDKILPKSSTYKDQISFVKDRAGHDKRYAIDSTKLQNIIGWKPNEKFESGLEKTINWYIKKYKG, encoded by the coding sequence ATGTATATTTTAGTTACGGGTGGGGCAGGTTTTATAGGATCTAATTTTTTACTTTACTTATTTGAGCAAGAAGAAAATATAAAAGTTATCAACTTAGATCTTTTAACCTATGCTAGCAATTCATCAAATTTAAGTTCATTAAAAGAAAATCCTAACTATATTTTTATACATGGAGATATAAGTAATACTTCTTTGGTTGGAGAAATTTTTAATAAATATAAAATAAAAGCTGTGATAAATTTTGCAGCGGAATCTCATGTGGATAATTCTATAAAAAATCCTGATATATTTATAAAAACAAATATATATGGCACTTGGAATTTATTAAACACAGCTTATAAGACTTGGTTTGTTGAGCCTTTTGTAAAAAAAACAGAATTTAAAGAAACTTTATTTTATCAAATAAGCACAGATGAAGTTTATGGTTCTTTAGGAAAAATTGGGAAATTTGCAGAAGATAGTATTTATGCCCCAAATTCTCCATATTCGGCTTCAAAGGCAAGTTGTGACATGTTGGTTAGAAGTTATCATCATACTTATGGTTTAAATGCAGTTATTTCAAATTGTTCAAACAACTATGGACCTTTTCAGCATGACGAAAAGCTTATACCTACTATTATAAGAAATGCTTTAAGTGGTAATAAAATACCTATATATGGAAATGGTAAAAACATAAGAGATTGGTTGTATGTAAAAGACCATTGTATTGCCATAAAGCAAATATATAATCATGCTTTATCTAAAATAAAGATAGAAAATTCTTATTTTGATACTTTTAATATAGGCGGCAATGAAGAATGGCAAAATATAGATATAGCAAATAAAATATGTCAATATTTAGATAAAATATTACCTAAATCAAGCACATATAAAGATCAAATTTCTTTTGTTAAGGATAGGGCTGGACATGATAAAAGATATGCCATAGATTCTACAAAACTACAAAATATCATAGGATGGAAACCTAACGAAAAATTTGAAAGTGGTTTAGAAAAGACTATAAATTGGTATATCAAGAAGTATAAAGGATAG
- the rfbA gene encoding glucose-1-phosphate thymidylyltransferase RfbA, producing the protein MKGIVLAGGSGTRLYPCTLGICKQLLPIYDKPMIYYPISVLMLSKIREVLIISTPKDIARFKEIFGKGDFLGMKIDYLIQENPDGLAQGLVLAKDFISNDNIALILGDNIFYGQGFSDILENAKNDVKNGYASIFSYHVKDPERFGVVEMDKNGNVLSLEEKPKKPKSNYAATGLYFYDNEAIYIAKNIKPSQRGELEITDVNIEYLRLNRLKSQILGRGFAWIDTGTHDSLIEASSFVQTIELRQGYKIACLEEIAYNNGWINNEVLSQRAKLLSKSSYGIYLNRLLNQGK; encoded by the coding sequence ATGAAAGGTATTGTTTTAGCCGGTGGCTCTGGAACGAGATTGTATCCTTGTACATTAGGTATATGTAAACAATTGTTGCCAATATATGATAAGCCGATGATTTACTATCCTATTTCTGTTTTAATGCTATCAAAAATTAGGGAAGTTTTGATTATATCCACACCAAAAGATATCGCAAGATTTAAAGAGATATTTGGCAAGGGTGATTTTTTAGGAATGAAGATAGATTATTTAATTCAAGAAAATCCTGATGGTCTAGCTCAAGGTTTAGTATTGGCAAAAGATTTTATAAGCAATGACAACATTGCATTGATTTTAGGTGATAATATATTTTATGGACAAGGTTTTAGTGATATTTTAGAGAATGCCAAAAATGATGTTAAAAATGGATATGCGAGTATATTTTCTTATCATGTTAAAGATCCAGAAAGATTTGGTGTTGTTGAAATGGATAAAAACGGAAATGTTTTAAGTTTAGAGGAAAAACCAAAAAAACCAAAGAGTAACTATGCGGCAACTGGTTTATATTTTTATGACAATGAAGCTATATATATAGCAAAAAATATAAAACCAAGCCAAAGAGGTGAGCTTGAGATTACTGATGTAAATATAGAATATTTAAGATTAAATAGGTTAAAATCACAAATATTAGGTAGAGGGTTTGCTTGGATAGATACTGGAACCCATGATAGTCTTATAGAGGCTAGCTCTTTTGTGCAAACTATAGAATTGAGGCAAGGGTATAAAATAGCTTGCTTAGAAGAAATAGCTTATAATAATGGATGGATAAATAACGAAGTATTATCACAAAGAGCGAAATTGTTAAGCAAAAGTAGTTACGGAATTTATCTAAATAGATTACTAAATCAAGGAAAATAA
- a CDS encoding glycosyltransferase family 2 protein produces the protein MNNPLISIIIPIYNVESYLKECLDSVINQTYENLDIILVDDGSNDRSLEIALEYLQKDERIFLISKENSGLSSARNVGLEFIRGTKLRAFFEDNKEEDIVSFEKTHTFKKNTKIVKKEDIKVNFKQIQKRYIKTNLENINEFIIQELPNSIIHFLDSDDYFLKDCIKLCIQNMIEKDLDICVHNFDEFHENDFKFIKNPDTNLMSKSKKDFYENGLKLLQENNFLSFYFAWQGAFNAVILNDYILRFTHGIYHEDHDFGTILFCLAKKIYYIDETSMIYRIRDNSIINCKETSIPKKLPKNLEPLRKYFDNYQELREYFKMYCLLIIAKQIFIFNLKSKNKFISKSVKRYYYIYFDQKFYNDPLNLEEMIKFFIKRLILYRRYMKLRFYIRHPKKLFKKDNHA, from the coding sequence ATGAATAATCCTTTAATAAGCATTATCATTCCAATTTATAATGTAGAATCCTATTTAAAAGAATGTTTAGATAGTGTGATAAATCAAACATATGAAAATTTAGATATCATTTTAGTTGATGATGGAAGCAATGATAGAAGTTTAGAAATAGCTTTAGAATATCTTCAAAAAGATGAAAGAATTTTTCTTATTTCAAAAGAAAATAGTGGATTAAGCTCGGCTAGAAATGTAGGATTAGAGTTTATAAGAGGAACTAAACTTAGAGCCTTTTTTGAAGATAATAAAGAAGAAGATATTGTATCTTTTGAAAAAACTCATACTTTTAAAAAAAATACAAAAATAGTAAAAAAAGAAGATATAAAAGTAAATTTTAAACAAATTCAAAAAAGATATATTAAAACCAATTTAGAGAATATTAATGAATTTATAATACAAGAATTACCTAATTCTATAATACATTTTTTAGATTCTGATGATTATTTTTTAAAAGATTGTATAAAATTATGTATTCAAAATATGATTGAAAAAGATTTAGATATTTGTGTGCATAATTTTGATGAATTTCATGAAAATGATTTTAAATTTATAAAAAATCCCGATACAAATTTGATGAGCAAAAGCAAAAAAGATTTTTATGAAAATGGTTTAAAATTGTTACAAGAAAATAATTTTCTTAGTTTTTATTTTGCTTGGCAGGGAGCTTTTAATGCTGTTATCTTAAATGATTATATTCTTCGTTTTACTCATGGAATTTACCATGAAGATCATGATTTTGGAACTATTTTATTTTGCTTAGCTAAAAAAATATATTATATAGATGAAACCTCAATGATTTATCGAATAAGAGATAATTCTATTATAAATTGCAAGGAAACTAGCATCCCTAAAAAATTACCTAAAAATTTAGAACCCTTAAGAAAATATTTTGATAATTATCAAGAACTTAGAGAATACTTTAAAATGTATTGCCTTTTGATTATTGCAAAACAAATTTTTATATTTAATTTAAAAAGTAAAAATAAATTTATAAGTAAAAGTGTTAAGAGGTATTATTATATTTATTTTGATCAAAAATTTTATAATGATCCTTTAAATTTAGAAGAAATGATTAAATTTTTTATAAAAAGATTAATTTTATATAGAAGATATATGAAATTAAGATTTTATATTCGCCATCCAAAAAAACTTTTTAAAAAAGATAACCATGCCTAA
- a CDS encoding glycosyltransferase family 2 protein — MPKISIILPTYNVEPYIERALQSCINQTFKDIEIIVVDDCGNDKSIEIAKDYANKDERIKIIHNEKNLGTFASRNIGVFNSNADYIMFLDPDDYLELNACEICLINIKDNNLLQFGFKKNESNKISFLYPKVKNYEEFEKKINQFFYMPWNLWFLMVKKDFFIKRIQKIHRRFVYAEDMLVYILLINEKMIFIKDCLYNYIIRKSSICRENGQKYDIYLEDLYFVLEIIKKMDLKKNILKYYSYFIKMNICRFLYKSHKISYLKYKFLKKKEKFKKICYILLFKISRLRRYR, encoded by the coding sequence ATGCCTAAAATTTCCATCATACTTCCAACTTATAATGTAGAACCATATATAGAAAGAGCTTTACAAAGTTGCATAAATCAGACTTTTAAAGATATAGAAATTATAGTAGTAGATGATTGTGGTAATGATAAAAGTATAGAAATTGCTAAAGACTATGCTAACAAAGATGAAAGAATAAAAATAATCCATAATGAAAAAAATCTAGGCACTTTTGCAAGTCGAAATATAGGTGTTTTTAATTCAAATGCGGATTATATCATGTTTTTAGATCCGGATGATTATTTAGAGTTAAATGCTTGTGAAATATGCTTAATAAATATAAAAGATAATAATTTATTACAATTTGGTTTTAAAAAAAATGAAAGTAATAAAATCTCTTTTTTATATCCAAAAGTAAAAAATTATGAGGAATTTGAAAAAAAAATCAATCAATTTTTCTATATGCCTTGGAATTTATGGTTTTTAATGGTCAAAAAAGATTTTTTTATTAAAAGAATTCAAAAGATTCATCGTAGATTTGTTTATGCTGAGGATATGTTGGTTTATATTTTGTTGATTAATGAAAAAATGATTTTTATAAAAGATTGTCTTTATAATTATATTATTCGCAAAAGCTCTATTTGCAGAGAGAATGGTCAAAAATATGATATTTATTTAGAGGATTTGTATTTTGTCCTTGAGATAATTAAAAAAATGGATTTAAAAAAGAATATCTTAAAGTATTATTCTTATTTTATCAAAATGAATATCTGTCGGTTTTTATATAAAAGTCACAAAATTTCTTATTTAAAATATAAATTTTTAAAAAAGAAAGAGAAATTTAAAAAAATATGCTATATTTTGCTATTTAAGATTTCAAGATTAAGAAGATATAGATGA
- a CDS encoding glycosyltransferase, translating to MKQEVSSFWYTPKGYKGIGLMELLSIKSFLDNNYKFILYTYNLDDKIFNQLDKIFNDFELKDANEIIPFDEYFNDDRGAGVAAFSDYFRYKMLYTRGGVWVDLDMICLHHINLDQEYIFSQEIDEDENHPRITTSFLKFPKNCDFGKILINKAEKIIDHKKQIPWGVIGPSFLAEWVEKNQLKKYAWDYKKTCQIPWLKAKDFIEKNVVLDTNQPFIHLFSEMWRCNKMNKNCFYKNGIYACLLKRYGIDILILDIGYKLTLKDRFYIGIKIFEKLRFYIRHPKKLFKKDSHA from the coding sequence ATGAAACAAGAAGTGAGTAGTTTTTGGTATACTCCTAAAGGATATAAGGGTATAGGTTTGATGGAATTATTATCGATAAAATCTTTTTTGGATAATAATTATAAATTTATACTTTACACTTATAATCTTGATGATAAAATTTTTAATCAATTGGATAAAATATTTAATGATTTTGAACTTAAAGATGCAAATGAAATAATTCCCTTTGATGAGTATTTTAACGACGATAGAGGAGCTGGAGTAGCTGCTTTTAGTGATTATTTTAGATATAAAATGCTCTATACTAGGGGGGGGGTATGGGTGGATCTTGATATGATCTGTTTGCACCATATCAATTTAGATCAAGAATATATTTTTTCTCAAGAAATTGATGAGGATGAAAATCATCCAAGAATTACCACTTCTTTTTTAAAATTTCCAAAAAATTGTGATTTTGGAAAAATTCTTATAAATAAAGCTGAAAAAATTATAGATCATAAAAAGCAAATTCCATGGGGAGTTATAGGTCCTTCATTTTTAGCAGAATGGGTTGAAAAAAACCAACTTAAAAAATATGCTTGGGATTATAAAAAAACTTGTCAAATTCCTTGGTTAAAAGCTAAAGATTTTATTGAAAAAAATGTTGTTTTAGATACAAATCAGCCATTTATTCATCTTTTTTCAGAAATGTGGAGATGTAATAAAATGAATAAAAATTGTTTTTACAAAAATGGAATTTATGCATGTTTGCTTAAAAGATATGGTATTGATATTCTTATTTTAGATATAGGTTATAAATTAACATTAAAAGATCGTTTTTATATCGGAATAAAAATTTTTGAAAAATTAAGATTTTATATTCGCCATCCAAAAAAACTTTTTAAAAAAGATAGCCATGCCTAA
- a CDS encoding alpha-2,3-sialyltransferase: MGGGNAVICGNGPSLKEIDYKRLPKEYDVFRCNQFYFENKYYLGKNIKYTFFNSFVFFEQYYTAKKLIENNEYNIENIVCSTFNLPLIDDKKFIKLFPNYFCDCILGHELLYNIKDFLAFMLYNEIYENKRITSGIYMCAIAISLGYKNIYLSGIDFYEDNSYAFEHKKNNLLKLLPKFKNQNSVSEFHSKEFDLQTLAFLKEKYGAHFYSLNENSTLAKYIDLAPINGNHFSIENKPNNYISDILCPDSIHRETIYSKKPKPKLKQNIYYKLFKDFFRLPSDIKHYMQGKTCK; encoded by the coding sequence ATGGGGGGGGGTAATGCCGTAATTTGCGGCAATGGTCCTAGCTTAAAAGAAATAGATTACAAAAGACTTCCAAAAGAATATGATGTTTTTAGATGTAATCAATTTTACTTTGAAAACAAATACTATCTTGGTAAAAATATCAAATATACTTTTTTTAATTCCTTTGTATTTTTCGAACAATATTACACCGCTAAAAAACTGATAGAAAACAACGAATATAATATAGAAAATATTGTATGTTCAACATTTAATTTGCCTCTTATAGATGATAAAAAATTTATAAAATTGTTTCCAAATTATTTTTGCGATTGTATATTAGGGCATGAGTTATTATATAACATAAAAGATTTTTTAGCTTTTATGTTATATAACGAAATTTATGAAAACAAAAGAATAACTTCTGGAATTTACATGTGCGCAATAGCTATTTCCTTAGGGTATAAAAATATTTATTTAAGTGGGATTGATTTTTATGAAGATAATTCTTATGCTTTTGAACATAAAAAAAATAATTTGTTAAAATTATTACCTAAATTTAAAAATCAAAATTCAGTATCTGAATTTCATTCTAAAGAATTTGATTTACAAACTTTAGCTTTTTTAAAAGAAAAATACGGAGCTCATTTTTACTCATTAAATGAAAATAGCACCTTGGCAAAATACATAGATTTAGCACCTATAAACGGCAATCATTTTTCAATAGAGAATAAGCCAAATAATTATATAAGCGATATTCTATGTCCTGATTCTATACATAGAGAAACAATATATTCAAAAAAACCTAAACCTAAGCTAAAACAAAATATTTATTATAAATTATTTAAAGATTTTTTTAGACTTCCAAGTGATATAAAACACTATATGCAAGGAAAAACATGCAAATAA
- a CDS encoding N-acetylneuraminate synthase family protein, translating into MQIKINNLTISQNSPLIIPEIGINHNGSLELAKLMVDAAKRAGAKIIKHQTHIVEDEMSEAAKKVIPGNAKISIYEIMKKCALDYKDELALKEYTESLNLTYLSTPFSRAAANRLEDMGVLAYKIGSGECNNYPLIKHIAQFKKPMIISTGMNSIESIKPTVKILRDFEIPFVLLHTTNLYPTPMHLVRLQAMLELYKEFNCLYGLSDHTTSNLACLGAVALGASVLERHFTDKMDREGPDIVCSMDEKALKELIVQSEQMTLLRGVNNKNALKEEQVTINFAFASIVSIKEIKKGQILSKENIWVKRPGIGGIAAAEFENILGRKTKKDIKIDTQLTWDDFE; encoded by the coding sequence ATGCAAATAAAGATCAATAACCTAACCATATCTCAAAATTCTCCTTTAATCATTCCTGAAATAGGTATCAATCATAATGGAAGTTTAGAGCTTGCAAAACTTATGGTCGATGCAGCCAAAAGAGCAGGTGCCAAGATTATTAAGCATCAAACGCATATCGTTGAAGATGAGATGAGTGAAGCTGCAAAAAAAGTTATCCCAGGAAATGCAAAAATCAGCATTTATGAAATTATGAAAAAATGTGCTCTTGATTATAAAGATGAATTAGCTTTAAAAGAATATACAGAAAGCTTAAATTTAACTTATCTTAGCACTCCTTTTTCTCGTGCAGCTGCTAATCGCTTAGAAGATATGGGAGTACTTGCCTATAAAATAGGTTCTGGAGAATGTAATAATTATCCCTTGATCAAACACATAGCACAATTTAAAAAACCAATGATCATAAGCACAGGAATGAATAGCATAGAAAGCATAAAACCTACAGTAAAAATTTTGAGAGATTTTGAAATTCCTTTTGTTTTACTTCATACAACCAATTTATATCCAACTCCTATGCATTTAGTAAGATTGCAAGCCATGCTTGAACTTTACAAAGAATTTAATTGTCTTTATGGATTGAGCGATCACACAACGAGTAATCTTGCTTGTTTAGGTGCTGTTGCCTTAGGAGCTAGTGTTTTAGAAAGACATTTTACAGATAAAATGGATAGAGAAGGTCCTGATATAGTATGCTCAATGGATGAGAAAGCTTTAAAAGAACTTATTGTTCAAAGTGAGCAAATGACTCTTTTAAGAGGGGTTAACAATAAAAATGCTTTAAAAGAAGAGCAAGTAACTATCAACTTTGCTTTTGCAAGTATAGTAAGCATAAAAGAAATCAAAAAAGGACAAATACTTAGCAAAGAAAATATCTGGGTTAAACGTCCTGGTATTGGTGGAATTGCTGCAGCTGAGTTTGAAAATATTTTAGGTAGAAAAACAAAAAAAGATATTAAAATCGATACGCAACTTACTTGGGATGATTTTGAATGA
- the neuC gene encoding UDP-N-acetylglucosamine 2-epimerase, which translates to MKKIVFVSGTRADFSKIKSLMLKIENSNEFELFIFATGMHMSKKFGLTVKEIEKCGFKNIHKFINHDKYYQMDQALSATIDGFSKFIHEIEPDLIIVHGDRIEPLAAAIVGSLNNILVAHIEGGELSGTIDESLRHAISKLAHIHLVNDETAKKRLVQMGEDKNSIFIIGSPDLELLNANYIDIKEVKKYYNIDYEKYAIVIFHPVTTEFNSMKEQSEEFVNALIKSKKNYIVIYPNNDLGFESIMQSYEKLKNLKRFKIFPSLRFEYFIILLKHADFIIGNSSCILKEALYLGINGILVGSRQDARTNIKDVLKTQANEKEILKLIKKPFNPKNKKHEIKALKSSEEFFKLLKDEKLFKVSKQKKFMDII; encoded by the coding sequence ATGAAAAAAATAGTCTTTGTAAGTGGCACAAGAGCTGATTTTTCTAAGATAAAATCTTTAATGCTTAAAATAGAAAATTCTAATGAATTTGAATTATTTATATTTGCTACTGGTATGCATATGAGCAAAAAATTTGGATTGACTGTTAAAGAAATAGAAAAATGTGGTTTTAAAAATATCCATAAATTTATAAATCATGACAAATATTATCAAATGGATCAAGCCCTATCAGCTACTATTGACGGTTTTTCAAAATTTATACATGAAATTGAACCTGATTTAATCATTGTTCATGGTGATAGAATCGAACCCTTAGCGGCTGCTATAGTTGGAAGTTTAAATAATATTTTAGTGGCACATATAGAAGGTGGGGAATTATCAGGAACTATAGATGAAAGTCTAAGACATGCTATAAGCAAACTTGCACATATACATTTAGTCAATGATGAAACTGCAAAAAAAAGACTCGTGCAAATGGGAGAAGATAAAAATTCTATTTTTATCATAGGTTCTCCAGATTTGGAATTACTTAACGCTAATTATATTGATATAAAAGAAGTAAAAAAATATTACAATATTGACTATGAAAAATACGCTATAGTTATTTTTCACCCTGTTACAACAGAATTTAACTCTATGAAAGAACAAAGTGAAGAATTTGTAAATGCTTTGATAAAAAGTAAAAAAAATTATATCGTTATTTATCCAAATAATGATTTAGGCTTTGAATCTATTATGCAATCTTATGAAAAATTAAAAAATTTAAAACGCTTTAAAATTTTTCCCTCATTAAGATTTGAATATTTTATTATTTTATTAAAACATGCTGATTTTATCATCGGAAATTCAAGTTGCATTTTAAAAGAAGCTTTATATCTTGGTATCAATGGAATTTTAGTTGGATCAAGACAAGATGCAAGAACAAACATAAAGGATGTTTTAAAAACACAAGCTAATGAAAAAGAAATTTTAAAACTCATTAAAAAACCTTTCAACCCTAAAAATAAAAAACATGAGATCAAAGCTTTAAAAAGCTCGGAAGAATTTTTTAAGCTTTTAAAAGATGAAAAACTCTTTAAAGTTAGCAAACAAAAGAAATTTATGGATATAATATGA